A stretch of the Deltaproteobacteria bacterium genome encodes the following:
- a CDS encoding PIN domain-containing protein: MEGSSSIQRLFLDSGVFLEGLYAPWSVSRAILIHARRGAFTIILAEYVRGEVEDNLLALLTTDPSLAAETIDAYDTLVRLLKSETVPLPSSEEISRYRHLIRHQADVPVLVSALKAAPDWLLSTNTRHFTRQVAARTGLKITTPQAFLQSMTILS; encoded by the coding sequence ATGGAAGGAAGTAGTTCTATCCAGCGGCTCTTCCTCGATTCTGGAGTCTTTCTCGAAGGATTATATGCCCCTTGGAGTGTCTCTCGTGCGATTCTCATCCATGCCCGTCGTGGAGCGTTCACCATTATCCTCGCCGAGTACGTGCGCGGCGAAGTTGAGGATAATTTGCTCGCACTGCTGACCACCGACCCGTCATTGGCTGCCGAGACCATAGACGCATACGATACGCTCGTGCGGCTTCTCAAATCTGAAACGGTTCCTTTACCCAGCTCAGAAGAGATTTCTCGCTATCGTCACCTGATTCGGCATCAAGCAGACGTTCCGGTCCTCGTCTCAGCTCTAAAGGCCGCACCTGATTGGCTTCTCTCCACAAACACCCGGCACTTCACCCGACAAGTCGCTGCTCGTACAGGCTTAAAGATCACAACACCACAAGCCTTCCTGCAGAGCATGACGATCCTGAGTTGA
- a CDS encoding DUF433 domain-containing protein — protein sequence MRRAHYFRSENLWWPLTFKGTRVLVKDVLSYVAQGKRWKWISQAYDGRLTRQVIAEAVDLAREALVARTEKRRRAA from the coding sequence ATACGGCGAGCACATTATTTCCGATCCGAAAATTTGTGGTGGCCCCTTACCTTTAAGGGGACACGCGTTCTCGTCAAAGATGTTCTCTCTTATGTAGCGCAAGGCAAAAGATGGAAGTGGATATCGCAGGCCTATGATGGACGATTGACTCGCCAAGTCATTGCCGAAGCGGTCGACCTCGCGCGAGAAGCGCTCGTCGCACGGACCGAAAAACGGCGGCGCGCAGCATAA
- a CDS encoding HAMP domain-containing protein, giving the protein MFRLKNVSVRNKLLMLSATLLVAVAVVGATGYRGITELTQLYGVSEQQFEAVRTVATIERAYDVLRGIVFRAWIAAQRRDQTGQDEATTDLQNQAEIITASFDALETFPLEQDAKDMMGQVHAALSMYVTRAQETVKLAASGSWDQVEAELVQFQAMFTSTGEMLQDLGLLVRGGTSFIKAKSEETAGRATQHAAIVLGVALLLAIGLSWAIAYSIVTPLVKMTQAARLIATGEIGQQIDHHAKDETGALAGAFRELISYIQGIAEAADRVSSGDLTVTIDPKSTQDVLSRNFAHMVENLREMNGKVREGTEVLSHAIAQILSTISQVARSTTDTAAAVTQTATTLEEVKKIAHMANERAKAVAENSKQTATVSANGELALTKADAGLNRIREQMESIADSVIHLGENSQAIAAIIEAVNEVAEQSSLLAVNAAIEAANAGELGKGFAVIARAVKVLADQSKQATSQVSAILTDIQKASHVAVLVTEQGTKSVQVGVSQSLEAGESIRILSSNIADAARAMTNIATSSEQQLTGIDQVVGAMTSIQRASAQNAENMKKIEIATQNLQGVGASLSVLLGQYRLTAY; this is encoded by the coding sequence ATGTTTCGGTTGAAGAACGTTTCGGTACGCAACAAACTGTTAATGCTGAGCGCGACATTACTCGTGGCAGTCGCGGTGGTTGGCGCGACTGGATATCGCGGCATTACGGAACTGACCCAGTTGTACGGAGTGAGTGAACAACAGTTTGAAGCGGTGCGAACGGTGGCAACGATAGAACGGGCGTACGATGTGCTACGAGGGATTGTTTTTCGGGCCTGGATTGCTGCGCAACGCCGTGATCAAACCGGACAGGATGAAGCAACGACAGACTTGCAAAACCAGGCGGAGATCATTACCGCTTCGTTTGACGCGCTTGAGACCTTTCCGCTGGAGCAAGACGCAAAGGATATGATGGGCCAGGTGCACGCGGCGCTTTCGATGTATGTAACGCGGGCGCAGGAAACAGTAAAACTGGCAGCGAGTGGCAGTTGGGATCAGGTCGAAGCAGAACTCGTTCAGTTTCAAGCCATGTTTACAAGCACTGGGGAAATGCTCCAAGACCTGGGCCTGCTCGTGCGTGGGGGGACGAGCTTTATCAAGGCGAAAAGTGAAGAGACGGCAGGACGCGCGACGCAACATGCCGCGATCGTACTGGGAGTTGCGTTACTGCTGGCCATTGGGTTGAGCTGGGCCATTGCGTACTCGATTGTGACGCCCTTGGTGAAGATGACACAAGCTGCGCGGCTGATTGCGACTGGAGAGATCGGGCAGCAGATCGATCATCACGCGAAGGATGAAACTGGGGCACTGGCTGGCGCCTTTCGAGAGTTGATTTCCTATATTCAGGGGATTGCGGAAGCGGCGGATCGTGTCAGCAGCGGCGATCTCACTGTGACGATTGATCCGAAGTCAACACAAGATGTGCTGTCGCGTAACTTCGCCCATATGGTGGAAAATTTGCGAGAGATGAACGGAAAAGTCCGCGAGGGGACAGAAGTCCTGTCTCATGCGATTGCGCAGATCCTCAGTACGATATCGCAGGTTGCGCGGAGCACGACTGACACGGCGGCTGCGGTGACGCAAACCGCAACGACTTTGGAGGAGGTCAAGAAAATCGCCCACATGGCGAATGAGCGAGCGAAAGCGGTAGCTGAGAATAGTAAGCAAACCGCGACTGTCTCGGCTAACGGTGAACTTGCGTTGACGAAAGCAGACGCTGGCTTGAACCGTATCCGCGAACAGATGGAGTCGATTGCCGACAGTGTCATTCATTTAGGTGAAAACAGTCAAGCGATCGCTGCGATCATTGAGGCCGTGAACGAGGTCGCTGAGCAGTCCTCGCTTCTAGCGGTGAACGCGGCGATTGAGGCGGCGAACGCTGGTGAATTGGGAAAAGGGTTTGCCGTGATTGCGCGCGCAGTCAAAGTGCTCGCTGACCAGTCCAAGCAAGCAACAAGCCAGGTTAGTGCCATTCTCACCGACATTCAGAAAGCGAGCCATGTAGCGGTGCTGGTGACGGAGCAAGGGACTAAATCCGTTCAAGTCGGAGTTTCTCAATCCCTAGAAGCGGGAGAGTCGATTCGCATTTTGTCCAGCAACATCGCCGATGCGGCGCGTGCCATGACGAACATTGCCACGTCTAGTGAACAACAGCTTACGGGGATAGACCAGGTTGTAGGTGCGATGACAAGCATCCAGCGTGCGAGCGCGCAGAACGCTGAGAACATGAAGAAGATTGAGATAGCAACGCAGAATCTCCAAGGGGTGGGTGCTTCTCTGTCTGTACTCTTGGGGCAATATCGACTGACAGCCTACTGA
- a CDS encoding SCO family protein, with protein sequence MQVSEVSNNLCLALLVSVVILSSSLSYAQSTNAHTTAIPDALQPQFTPPPPGTYTLPVIDTVHDHSLLDPQGTRVNLRSLTKNKIAVISFMYTSCADVGGCPLAAAVLHQLDHLLSQRPELARRATLLSVSFDPERDTPTRMAEVKAKLTPHTDWHFLTSATTTELQPILDDFNQPVARLTKDNGEWSGLFRHVLKVYLVDQHHNVRNIYSTGLFSAQLVLNDIETILLETTQKSATRESP encoded by the coding sequence TTGCAGGTTTCAGAAGTGTCCAATAATCTTTGCTTGGCTCTCCTCGTTTCAGTCGTGATTCTCTCTTCTTCCTTGTCCTACGCCCAGAGTACCAACGCTCACACGACCGCGATCCCCGACGCTCTGCAACCGCAATTCACACCGCCACCACCCGGCACCTATACCCTACCAGTCATCGATACCGTGCATGATCATTCTTTGCTGGATCCCCAAGGGACACGTGTCAATTTGCGCTCACTGACAAAAAATAAAATTGCCGTCATCTCCTTCATGTATACATCCTGTGCAGATGTCGGCGGCTGCCCACTTGCTGCAGCAGTTTTGCATCAACTCGACCATCTCCTGAGTCAACGCCCGGAACTTGCGCGGCGGGCGACACTTCTCTCAGTGAGCTTTGACCCGGAGCGAGATACTCCTACTCGCATGGCAGAAGTCAAAGCGAAGCTAACACCACACACCGACTGGCACTTTTTGACCAGTGCAACGACGACAGAGTTGCAACCGATTCTCGATGATTTTAATCAACCCGTCGCGAGATTGACAAAAGACAACGGCGAATGGAGCGGCCTCTTCCGTCACGTTCTCAAAGTGTACCTGGTTGACCAGCATCATAATGTACGGAACATCTACAGTACCGGTCTCTTCAGCGCTCAACTTGTCCTCAATGACATTGAGACGATTCTCCTCGAAACCACTCAAAAATCAGCCACTCGTGAATCCCCATGA
- a CDS encoding CoA transferase → MRVGSKEGRMTKEEFYRDARPGSVGPLEGVVVIEACTTYAGPVAGAELADMGAEVIKCELPGTGDICRLFGPKVPNAPEADNGAPFLSINRNKKSITLNFHHAKGQEIFRRLASRADIVLENFRPGAMSKWNIGYEQVCQMKPDIVYVSLSCLGQWGPLSHKVGYDTDAQAMSGIMSVTGLPDGPPTKVGNAIVDYLSGVKAAQAALAAYVRRLRTGEGQWVDVAMVDSALSVTEGGMMHAAMNGEVWKRNGNRHPSSAPCNSFRCVDGEVMLAVAHDRQWQRLCQLIGREDLMHDQRTGNIAARKANEPFVEQVVAAWARTQRVQDVVATLNAESISCSPILDFGQIVKEEHFRVRESVAEIQHPTAGNLTHYGTAPKFSRTRTGVRSAAPRLGQHNADIYGQWLGYDAKELAELVGAGII, encoded by the coding sequence ATGAGAGTAGGGAGTAAGGAGGGGCGTATGACTAAAGAGGAATTTTATCGCGACGCGCGTCCTGGATCAGTCGGACCATTGGAAGGGGTCGTCGTTATTGAAGCGTGTACAACATATGCTGGACCGGTTGCTGGCGCAGAGCTAGCGGATATGGGAGCCGAGGTGATCAAGTGCGAACTGCCGGGGACTGGGGACATCTGTCGTTTGTTTGGGCCTAAAGTGCCGAATGCTCCAGAGGCTGACAATGGAGCACCCTTTCTCAGTATCAACCGGAATAAGAAATCGATCACGTTGAATTTCCATCACGCCAAAGGGCAAGAGATCTTTCGCCGACTCGCGAGTCGTGCGGACATTGTCTTGGAAAACTTTCGTCCTGGTGCCATGAGCAAATGGAACATTGGTTATGAGCAGGTTTGCCAAATGAAGCCGGACATTGTCTACGTGTCACTCTCGTGCTTAGGACAATGGGGCCCGTTGTCACATAAAGTGGGATACGACACCGATGCCCAGGCGATGAGTGGGATCATGTCGGTGACGGGGCTGCCGGATGGGCCACCGACGAAAGTCGGGAATGCCATCGTTGATTACCTCAGCGGTGTCAAAGCTGCGCAGGCAGCATTGGCGGCATATGTGCGGCGGTTACGAACGGGAGAGGGACAATGGGTAGATGTTGCGATGGTGGACAGCGCACTTTCTGTGACAGAAGGGGGAATGATGCATGCCGCGATGAATGGTGAGGTATGGAAGCGCAATGGCAATCGGCATCCATCCTCGGCTCCATGCAATAGTTTTCGTTGCGTTGATGGTGAGGTGATGCTCGCGGTAGCGCACGATCGTCAGTGGCAACGGCTTTGTCAACTCATTGGCCGGGAGGACTTGATGCATGACCAACGGACGGGAAACATCGCAGCGCGCAAAGCCAATGAACCATTCGTTGAGCAGGTCGTCGCCGCGTGGGCACGTACACAGCGTGTGCAAGACGTGGTAGCGACGCTTAACGCGGAGAGCATTTCCTGTTCACCGATCCTCGATTTTGGACAGATTGTGAAAGAAGAGCACTTTCGCGTACGTGAGAGTGTGGCAGAGATTCAGCATCCGACGGCAGGCAACTTGACGCATTATGGAACTGCGCCGAAGTTCTCTCGTACACGGACAGGGGTCCGCTCTGCGGCACCGAGGTTAGGGCAACACAATGCTGACATCTATGGGCAATGGTTAGGGTATGACGCGAAGGAGCTAGCAGAGTTGGTGGGAGCAGGGATCATATAG
- a CDS encoding Uma2 family endonuclease, with translation MRPPSVTYELTWPVKINVQGVHLTEEQFELLCQENSELRLELTAQGELSIMPPTGSESGWRSGETFFSLTAWAKQDGTGLSFDSSTGFTLPNRAIRSPDASWIRRERWAALTKAQRARFAPICPDFVVEVRSQTDKLPDLVEKMQEYIDNGAHLGWLIDPLEQRVYIYRPGQPVETLDNPTSVSGDPE, from the coding sequence ATGAGACCACCATCAGTAACGTACGAACTGACTTGGCCAGTCAAAATCAATGTCCAAGGAGTCCATTTGACTGAAGAGCAATTTGAGTTGCTCTGCCAAGAGAACTCTGAACTACGACTAGAACTCACGGCACAAGGAGAATTAAGCATCATGCCTCCAACCGGATCAGAAAGTGGCTGGCGCAGCGGCGAAACGTTTTTCTCCCTCACCGCATGGGCAAAACAAGACGGCACCGGTCTGTCGTTCGATTCCTCAACAGGCTTCACACTGCCCAACCGTGCCATTCGTTCCCCCGATGCATCCTGGATACGCCGTGAGCGTTGGGCGGCCTTGACCAAAGCTCAGCGGGCAAGGTTTGCACCAATCTGCCCAGATTTTGTTGTCGAGGTCCGTTCACAAACAGACAAGCTGCCAGACCTGGTAGAAAAGATGCAAGAGTACATCGACAACGGCGCCCACCTCGGTTGGCTCATCGATCCACTGGAACAACGAGTATACATCTATCGACCAGGTCAACCCGTCGAAACGCTAGACAACCCAACTTCAGTCAGCGGCGATCCTGAATGA
- a CDS encoding AbrB/MazE/SpoVT family DNA-binding domain-containing protein has translation MPESLARSLGTIRVGEHGEITVPAAYRKKHKLAKGSEVVLLQIGDALMMVPADLTLDRLCRRIQEALMSQGVTLEQAQKNMERVRRRRFQELYGRK, from the coding sequence ATGCCAGAATCATTGGCCCGCTCGCTTGGTACTATTCGTGTCGGCGAACACGGAGAGATTACCGTCCCTGCTGCCTATCGCAAGAAACATAAACTCGCGAAGGGAAGTGAGGTTGTGCTTCTTCAAATCGGTGATGCCTTAATGATGGTTCCGGCTGATCTGACGCTCGATCGCTTGTGCCGACGCATCCAAGAGGCATTGATGTCACAAGGTGTCACTCTTGAACAGGCCCAGAAGAACATGGAGCGCGTCCGTCGTCGCCGGTTCCAAGAGCTGTATGGAAGGAAGTAG
- a CDS encoding ABC transporter permease — MVTVQLTALISPLLALASAAIVIACGLWLTGADVPSVFVNLWLGAAGDSYRLSETAVKACPLLFTGLAVMLALRAGVWNIGAEGQLLLGALATAWVGQHLTFIPSPLAVAIVVAASLSAGVFWAGCAAYLKQKHNVNEVISTIMLNFVALYLVSYGVHGPLMEVAGQYPQTDPLPPTATLPRLFPPARFHLGILFALVAALIVWIFLFRTKAGFRIRATGANPIAARFAGIATDRQVALAFLLSGALAGLAGGIEVSGITHRVYEKFSPGYGYTAIAVALVGQRSPIGVVFAALFFGALDAGASAVQRTIGLSSVLASVIQAVVVLFLAAYSTATVQRFIHRTSTRLIVPLLLCWFVLLPSLT, encoded by the coding sequence ATCGTGACTGTTCAACTAACCGCACTCATATCGCCACTCCTTGCTCTTGCATCAGCAGCGATCGTCATTGCGTGCGGGTTATGGCTTACCGGTGCCGATGTCCCAAGCGTCTTTGTAAACTTATGGCTCGGCGCAGCAGGTGATTCCTACCGCCTCTCCGAAACCGCGGTAAAAGCTTGCCCACTACTATTCACCGGTCTCGCAGTAATGTTGGCCCTTCGTGCTGGCGTCTGGAACATTGGCGCCGAAGGACAACTTCTCCTCGGTGCCCTCGCGACCGCGTGGGTCGGTCAGCACCTCACCTTCATTCCTTCACCCCTCGCAGTCGCGATTGTCGTTGCTGCCTCGCTTAGTGCCGGAGTGTTTTGGGCTGGCTGTGCCGCCTATCTCAAACAAAAACACAACGTCAACGAAGTCATCAGTACGATTATGCTCAATTTTGTCGCACTGTACCTTGTCAGTTATGGTGTCCACGGTCCACTCATGGAAGTGGCCGGGCAATACCCACAAACTGACCCCCTTCCGCCTACGGCCACCCTTCCTCGGCTGTTTCCTCCAGCTCGCTTCCACCTAGGAATTCTCTTCGCCCTCGTTGCTGCACTGATAGTCTGGATTTTCCTTTTCCGCACGAAAGCTGGCTTCCGCATCCGTGCCACTGGTGCGAACCCAATTGCCGCTCGCTTTGCTGGCATTGCCACAGATCGCCAAGTCGCGCTCGCCTTTCTGCTCAGTGGTGCGCTTGCTGGCCTTGCCGGAGGTATTGAAGTAAGCGGAATCACGCACCGTGTGTACGAAAAATTTTCACCTGGTTACGGCTATACTGCCATTGCTGTCGCCCTCGTCGGCCAACGCTCTCCGATCGGCGTTGTGTTCGCTGCACTCTTCTTTGGTGCATTAGACGCCGGGGCCAGTGCTGTACAACGAACCATCGGGCTCTCCTCTGTTCTTGCATCCGTCATACAAGCCGTTGTGGTGCTCTTTCTTGCCGCCTACAGTACCGCTACCGTTCAACGCTTCATCCACCGGACTTCAACACGCCTCATCGTACCGCTCCTTTTGTGTTGGTTCGTACTTTTACCTTCCCTGACATAG
- a CDS encoding methylamine utilization protein MauG, producing the protein MKINGLRQQRILLLLLACSLFLVPYHLFAPTFSLSSQLSPAPLGLPSVPVPETNPLTPEKIALGRRLFFDRRLSPNDTMSCAMCHLPTQGFTVNETRLAVGMNGQSTKRNSPALYNVAYLRVLFHDGREFTLEDQIIGPLTNPVEMANPSMGYVIQKVRRLPGYEEQFHKVFGEGVSISTLGKALASYERILLSGNSPFDRWYFGKDQTAISEEVKAGFKLFSGKGQCITCHTITKDAALFTNQGFHNTGVAQLRLIPDKLVDVELGGGLMVKMPRSQVDEVLTPPEQDRGRYEITNDPTDLWRYKTPSLRNVARTAPYMHNGALLTLEDVVDYYDRGGTGSDGQDPKISPLHLSLQQKGALLAFLHSLTGDNVEALAKEGATP; encoded by the coding sequence ATGAAGATCAACGGCCTCAGGCAACAACGTATTCTCCTTCTTCTTCTTGCCTGTTCCCTGTTCCTTGTTCCCTATCACCTGTTTGCTCCAACCTTCAGTCTCTCTTCACAGCTGTCCCCAGCCCCCCTAGGTCTTCCATCGGTTCCCGTTCCAGAAACCAATCCCCTCACTCCAGAAAAAATCGCCTTAGGCCGCCGCCTCTTCTTCGATCGTCGTTTATCACCGAATGACACCATGTCTTGCGCCATGTGCCATCTCCCAACCCAAGGCTTTACGGTTAACGAGACACGACTAGCCGTTGGCATGAATGGGCAATCGACCAAGCGCAACTCACCAGCATTGTACAACGTCGCCTATCTCCGGGTACTGTTTCACGATGGCCGCGAGTTCACCCTCGAAGACCAGATTATTGGTCCACTAACCAATCCAGTAGAAATGGCAAATCCTTCAATGGGATATGTCATCCAAAAAGTGCGACGGCTCCCTGGCTATGAAGAGCAGTTTCACAAAGTATTCGGTGAAGGCGTAAGCATTTCAACCCTGGGGAAAGCGCTGGCGAGTTACGAGCGAATACTCCTCTCAGGAAACTCACCGTTTGACCGTTGGTACTTTGGCAAAGATCAGACCGCAATAAGTGAAGAAGTAAAAGCCGGATTCAAGCTCTTCTCCGGCAAGGGACAATGCATCACCTGCCACACCATCACCAAGGACGCGGCCTTGTTCACCAACCAAGGTTTTCACAACACCGGGGTTGCACAGCTCCGACTCATTCCAGACAAGCTAGTTGATGTCGAGTTGGGCGGTGGGCTCATGGTGAAAATGCCACGCTCCCAGGTTGACGAAGTACTCACCCCGCCAGAGCAAGATCGTGGAAGATACGAAATCACCAACGACCCAACCGACCTCTGGCGTTACAAAACCCCCTCGTTACGCAACGTCGCACGGACAGCTCCCTACATGCACAATGGCGCGTTGCTCACGTTAGAAGACGTGGTGGACTACTACGACCGTGGCGGCACCGGAAGTGATGGACAAGATCCAAAGATTTCTCCCCTGCATCTCTCACTCCAACAAAAAGGCGCTCTGCTTGCCTTCTTACACAGCCTCACCGGGGACAATGTAGAAGCATTGGCTAAAGAAGGGGCGACTCCGTAA
- a CDS encoding selenium-binding protein, with translation MNQHQLVWRRVVLWSALVCSFLAVSITQVRADETCQSPYLPKITGEEDYVYIWTLGDKGLGDSSDKLVTIGANPKRPDQYGKVLSSVSVGGQHEAHHGGFTDDRRYLWLGGLDTSKIFVFDVAASPAKPALVKTIDTFVKDSGGVVGPHTFYPLPGRMLITGLSNEKDHGGKTGLVEYNNEGKFIQTYWMPEGAEYGYDVRIQPHLNRMLTSSFTGWNNYMMDFGKMLADPEAMKRFGSTMVLWDFHARKPIQTFEVPGAPLEIRWALQPRHHYAFTATALTSKIWLINQKEDGTFAAKAVADIGDPKKVPLPVDISLSADDQFLFVNTFMDGTCRVYNVADPTKPRMIHEQKIGAQVNMVSQSWDGKRVYFTTSLLANWDKKGEANEQFLKAYTWDGKALKHSFTVDFNKEKLGRPHIMHFGQDQFYKNQIYTDNMGTDTRRVATNMQ, from the coding sequence ATGAATCAGCATCAGTTGGTCTGGCGACGCGTGGTCTTGTGGTCAGCACTTGTCTGCTCATTTCTCGCGGTCAGCATTACGCAGGTACGCGCTGACGAAACCTGCCAGTCGCCCTATCTGCCCAAAATTACCGGTGAAGAAGACTACGTCTACATTTGGACGCTCGGCGATAAAGGGTTGGGAGACAGTTCAGATAAACTTGTCACAATTGGTGCGAATCCCAAACGTCCAGATCAGTACGGGAAAGTCCTCTCTAGTGTTTCCGTTGGCGGACAACACGAAGCCCATCACGGTGGCTTTACCGACGACCGTCGGTATCTCTGGCTTGGTGGCCTCGATACCAGCAAAATTTTCGTTTTCGACGTCGCTGCTTCGCCAGCGAAACCTGCGTTAGTCAAAACCATTGATACGTTTGTCAAAGATTCTGGTGGTGTCGTCGGGCCACATACCTTCTATCCTCTACCAGGCCGCATGCTCATCACCGGACTCTCAAACGAGAAAGATCACGGCGGCAAGACGGGCCTCGTCGAGTACAACAACGAGGGCAAATTCATTCAGACCTACTGGATGCCCGAAGGTGCCGAGTATGGCTACGACGTCCGTATTCAGCCACATCTCAACCGCATGTTGACCTCGTCTTTCACGGGTTGGAACAATTACATGATGGACTTCGGCAAGATGCTCGCTGACCCGGAAGCGATGAAACGCTTTGGCAGCACCATGGTGCTCTGGGATTTCCACGCCCGTAAGCCTATCCAAACATTCGAGGTCCCTGGCGCGCCTTTGGAAATTCGTTGGGCACTACAACCCCGACATCACTATGCATTTACTGCCACGGCTCTGACCTCAAAGATCTGGCTCATCAATCAGAAGGAAGATGGGACTTTTGCTGCCAAGGCCGTTGCCGACATTGGCGATCCCAAGAAAGTGCCACTGCCAGTCGACATCAGTCTCTCGGCTGACGATCAATTTCTCTTCGTCAATACGTTCATGGATGGCACCTGCCGTGTATACAATGTCGCAGACCCAACCAAGCCACGCATGATTCACGAGCAAAAAATTGGCGCGCAAGTGAATATGGTTTCGCAGTCATGGGATGGCAAGCGCGTCTACTTTACGACCTCACTGCTAGCCAACTGGGACAAAAAAGGCGAAGCGAACGAACAGTTCCTCAAAGCCTACACTTGGGACGGCAAAGCCCTGAAACATTCATTTACGGTCGATTTCAACAAAGAGAAGCTCGGTCGCCCGCACATCATGCACTTCGGCCAGGATCAGTTTTATAAGAATCAGATTTACACGGATAACATGGGGACCGATACTCGGCGAGTCGCAACAAACATGCAGTGA
- a CDS encoding ABC transporter permease encodes MDFLIALLNNSDALLHSTLVAATPLLFAALGETFVQRAGIINIGLEGILLTGAFAGMTASYFSGSPLLGLIVGAVSGLLLALLFAGLTVGLSADQIVVGVGLNLLAAGLTGVLYRGIFGVTGQALQVSTFLPIHIPFFSTLPILGSSLFQHAGLVYLAITLVPICTFFLFYLRAGLQLQAVGEHPHAAETLGISVKRVRFLALAFEGVLGGIAGSYLSLAYSNTFIEGMSAGRGFIALAIVIFGRWNPTGALWGALFFGVATALQFHLQALGSELPYQIVLMLPYVLTLLALMLLKTSATAPAALGQPYHRE; translated from the coding sequence ATGGATTTTCTCATTGCCCTTCTGAACAATAGTGACGCACTCCTACACTCCACTCTCGTAGCGGCAACTCCTCTTTTGTTCGCTGCGTTGGGAGAGACCTTCGTGCAACGCGCAGGCATTATTAATATCGGACTTGAAGGCATTCTCCTCACCGGTGCTTTCGCTGGTATGACTGCCAGTTACTTCTCCGGCTCACCTCTACTAGGACTCATCGTAGGTGCAGTGAGCGGCCTTCTCCTTGCCTTGCTCTTCGCCGGATTAACAGTCGGGCTTAGTGCTGATCAAATTGTCGTCGGAGTAGGTCTTAACCTGTTAGCGGCTGGACTCACTGGTGTTCTCTACCGTGGGATTTTCGGCGTTACTGGGCAGGCCTTACAGGTCTCCACATTTTTGCCCATCCATATCCCCTTTTTCAGTACGCTCCCAATCCTTGGCTCATCCCTTTTCCAGCATGCAGGGCTTGTCTATCTTGCCATTACCCTTGTGCCGATATGTACATTCTTTCTTTTTTACCTTCGCGCTGGACTCCAACTTCAAGCGGTAGGGGAGCATCCCCACGCCGCCGAAACGCTAGGGATCTCCGTCAAAAGAGTCCGTTTCCTGGCTCTTGCCTTCGAAGGTGTACTCGGAGGCATCGCGGGCAGTTATCTCTCACTCGCGTACTCAAACACCTTCATTGAAGGAATGTCTGCAGGGCGTGGCTTCATCGCCCTTGCTATCGTTATCTTTGGTCGCTGGAATCCCACTGGAGCGCTATGGGGTGCCCTATTCTTTGGTGTAGCCACGGCATTGCAGTTTCATCTACAAGCGCTCGGTTCAGAGCTGCCATACCAGATCGTGCTGATGCTACCGTACGTACTGACGCTCTTAGCATTGATGCTGCTGAAAACCAGCGCCACCGCGCCAGCCGCACTCGGACAGCCATACCATCGCGAGTAG